One window of the Sphaerochaeta associata genome contains the following:
- a CDS encoding ABC transporter ATP-binding protein, which translates to MSHVIEMLNIRKEFPGIVANDDITLQVEQGEIHAILGENGAGKSTLMSILFGLYHADKGKILVRGKEVHIHSPNDANDLGIGMVHQHFQLVHNFTVTENIILGKEGKFFLDRKGASKKIKALSEKYGLNIDPDMIIEDITVGMQQRVEILKMLYRDAEILIFDEPTAVLTPQEIEDLMQIMRNLVAEGKSVILITHKLNEIKAVADRCTIIRRGQLIGVVDVKSTSASKMASMMVGRPVNFKVDKKPAQVGRVILDLHDLKVLNNKKLVGVKDISLSVKAGEIVGIAGVDGNGQTELIEAITGLRLIEGGTITLDGNDITNADIRKRNEIGIGHIPEDRQKRGLVMASSLFNNVAIKEYYHRPFSKNGLLDAEYLHEYAQKVIDQFDVRSGEGIYSLAGKLSGGNQQKLIVGREVVGDPELLIAVQPTRGLDVGAIEYIHSQLVAHRDKGHAVLLVSFELDEIFNLSDRIAVMNSGELIDVVKTSETNEEEVGLMMAGVKRKEGAQ; encoded by the coding sequence ATGAGTCATGTCATTGAAATGTTGAACATTCGCAAGGAGTTCCCCGGTATCGTAGCCAACGATGATATCACCTTGCAAGTAGAGCAGGGGGAGATTCACGCCATTTTAGGCGAGAACGGGGCAGGAAAGTCCACCCTGATGAGCATCCTCTTTGGTTTGTACCATGCAGACAAGGGAAAAATATTGGTTCGGGGAAAGGAAGTTCATATCCATAGCCCCAACGATGCCAATGATCTGGGCATCGGCATGGTGCACCAGCACTTCCAGCTGGTTCACAACTTCACTGTTACGGAAAATATCATTCTTGGAAAGGAAGGAAAGTTCTTCCTCGACCGCAAGGGTGCATCCAAGAAGATCAAGGCCCTCTCCGAGAAGTACGGGCTGAATATTGATCCTGATATGATCATCGAGGATATCACGGTGGGAATGCAGCAGCGGGTTGAGATCCTGAAAATGCTCTATCGTGATGCCGAGATTCTCATATTCGACGAACCGACGGCCGTCCTCACTCCCCAGGAGATCGAGGATCTGATGCAGATCATGCGTAATCTGGTAGCTGAAGGCAAGTCGGTCATTCTCATAACGCACAAGCTCAATGAGATCAAGGCGGTTGCCGACCGCTGTACGATCATCCGTCGCGGACAGCTGATTGGAGTGGTCGATGTGAAGTCCACCAGTGCCTCCAAAATGGCTTCCATGATGGTCGGCAGGCCTGTCAACTTCAAGGTTGACAAGAAACCCGCACAAGTGGGCAGGGTGATTTTGGACCTGCATGACCTCAAGGTTTTGAACAATAAGAAATTGGTTGGAGTAAAAGATATTTCCCTCTCGGTGAAAGCCGGCGAGATTGTAGGCATCGCCGGTGTTGACGGCAACGGCCAGACTGAATTGATCGAGGCCATCACCGGATTGAGGCTCATTGAGGGGGGAACCATTACCTTGGACGGCAACGATATCACCAATGCAGATATCAGAAAGCGCAATGAGATCGGTATCGGGCATATTCCCGAGGACCGGCAAAAGCGCGGACTGGTCATGGCCTCCTCGCTGTTCAATAATGTTGCCATCAAAGAGTACTACCACCGACCCTTCAGTAAGAACGGCCTGCTCGATGCAGAATACCTGCATGAGTACGCCCAGAAGGTGATTGATCAGTTTGATGTACGCAGCGGTGAAGGCATTTACTCTCTTGCTGGAAAGCTTTCCGGAGGCAACCAGCAAAAGCTTATTGTCGGACGTGAAGTCGTAGGGGATCCCGAGCTTCTGATTGCAGTTCAACCCACCCGCGGCCTGGACGTCGGAGCCATTGAATACATACACTCTCAGCTTGTAGCCCATCGGGACAAAGGCCATGCAGTCCTGCTGGTTTCCTTTGAACTGGATGAGATCTTCAATCTTTCCGACCGGATTGCTGTCATGAACAGCGGCGAATTGATTGATGTGGTGAAGACCAGTGAGACCAATGAGGAGGAAGTCGGCCTCATGATGGCGGGCGTGAAGCGAAAGGAAGGTGCCCAATGA
- a CDS encoding carbohydrate ABC transporter permease, with amino-acid sequence MAKKKQSNRFTSVAVKPTAADHSFNLVVDVFLVVLLIIIAVPLWSTITLSFRPNDYIGNNLEGMFLAPWNWSTSAYEALLGNAGFILAFGNSIKILIGGVATALLLTIPLAYVLSIHSLPGRRYLNLLIIIPYVFNVGMIPSYLLVTNLGLIDKLAAVFLPGAISTYNCLIMRSFFEGIPNELKESSRIDGATEIQVLLLIILPLSKAIIMTIGLFYGVSFWNDFFHAMLYLNSNKLQPLPILLRNILMASGMNEYVEVNAFGDAPIAAIKAASVFMSAIPMVIAYPFIQKYFTKGTLLGSVKG; translated from the coding sequence ATGGCAAAAAAGAAACAATCCAACCGATTCACCTCGGTGGCGGTGAAACCCACCGCGGCCGACCATAGTTTCAACCTCGTCGTTGATGTCTTCCTCGTTGTCCTGTTGATCATCATCGCCGTTCCCCTTTGGAGTACGATCACGCTCTCCTTCAGACCCAATGACTACATAGGCAACAACCTTGAAGGCATGTTCCTTGCTCCCTGGAACTGGTCGACATCCGCATATGAAGCGCTGCTCGGCAATGCAGGGTTCATCCTCGCCTTCGGCAACAGTATCAAGATTCTCATCGGGGGTGTCGCCACAGCCCTGCTGTTGACCATCCCCCTTGCCTATGTCCTTTCAATTCACAGCCTGCCTGGAAGGCGGTACCTGAACCTGCTGATCATTATTCCGTATGTCTTCAATGTCGGCATGATTCCTTCCTACCTGTTAGTCACCAACCTAGGCTTGATCGACAAGCTGGCTGCAGTCTTTCTGCCGGGGGCGATCAGCACCTACAACTGCCTGATCATGCGCTCTTTCTTCGAGGGTATTCCCAACGAACTGAAGGAGTCGTCACGTATCGATGGTGCTACAGAGATTCAGGTTCTGCTTTTGATCATCCTGCCTTTGAGCAAGGCCATCATCATGACCATCGGCCTGTTCTACGGGGTATCGTTCTGGAACGACTTCTTCCATGCAATGCTCTACCTCAACAGCAACAAACTGCAGCCGCTTCCGATTCTGCTGCGCAACATCCTGATGGCAAGTGGTATGAACGAGTATGTTGAGGTGAACGCGTTCGGCGATGCTCCGATTGCAGCCATCAAGGCCGCTTCGGTCTTTATGAGCGCCATTCCGATGGTTATCGCCTATCCGTTCATCCAAAAGTATTTCACCAAGGGAACCTTGCTGGGAAGCGTAAAGGGCTGA
- a CDS encoding BMP family lipoprotein, translating into MKKLTVVLCIFLLLGTVAFAQGSAEGAAKKSNLRVGMVTDAGTIDDKSFNQGTWEGILRASKDYGLDVKYLKPAGTTEADYLKEIGNLVDAGYNFIITPGFKFETAIFEAQDKYPKVKFVILDGEPHSADYSVFRIEQNVVAVYWAEHESGFLAGFAAALQVKEGDFGFVGGMEIPAVQKFNWGFQQGVKYANANFGTKIAMKQENNLYQGSFDNVSAGQQIAASMYDRGVDVIFAAAGGVGVGVINEAKNRASSGQNVWVIGVDVDQYPEGVMPNGKSIILTSAMKYLDRASYDMIEAELNGTYPAGQILHLDATNDGVGIPVTNPNLTKSVTDEVAKVYAKMKSGEIKVAAVGDGLFK; encoded by the coding sequence ATGAAGAAACTGACTGTAGTACTTTGTATCTTCCTGTTGCTCGGAACCGTGGCATTTGCCCAGGGTTCTGCCGAGGGCGCAGCCAAAAAGAGCAATCTTCGCGTCGGAATGGTTACCGATGCCGGTACGATTGACGACAAATCTTTTAACCAGGGAACCTGGGAAGGAATTCTGAGGGCGAGCAAAGACTACGGTCTGGACGTCAAATACCTCAAGCCCGCCGGAACTACCGAAGCTGACTACCTCAAGGAAATCGGCAACCTCGTCGATGCAGGTTACAATTTCATCATTACTCCCGGCTTTAAGTTTGAAACTGCAATTTTTGAAGCCCAGGACAAGTATCCCAAGGTAAAGTTCGTCATCCTCGACGGCGAGCCGCACAGTGCCGACTACTCCGTCTTCCGCATTGAGCAGAACGTTGTCGCCGTCTATTGGGCGGAACACGAATCCGGCTTCCTCGCCGGTTTTGCTGCAGCCCTCCAGGTCAAGGAAGGCGACTTTGGTTTCGTCGGTGGTATGGAGATTCCCGCTGTACAGAAGTTCAACTGGGGCTTCCAGCAGGGCGTCAAGTACGCCAATGCAAACTTCGGCACCAAGATTGCCATGAAGCAGGAGAACAACCTGTACCAGGGCAGCTTTGACAACGTAAGTGCCGGCCAGCAGATTGCTGCTTCCATGTACGACCGCGGTGTTGACGTAATCTTTGCAGCAGCCGGAGGCGTCGGTGTCGGCGTCATCAACGAGGCAAAGAACCGTGCTTCCAGCGGCCAGAACGTGTGGGTCATCGGTGTTGACGTAGACCAGTACCCTGAAGGCGTTATGCCCAACGGAAAGTCCATCATCCTCACCAGCGCCATGAAGTACCTCGACCGCGCTTCCTATGACATGATCGAAGCCGAGCTGAACGGAACTTATCCTGCCGGACAGATTCTGCACCTCGACGCAACCAACGACGGTGTTGGTATTCCTGTCACGAATCCGAACCTCACCAAGAGCGTGACCGATGAAGTTGCAAAGGTCTATGCAAAGATGAAGAGCGGAGAGATCAAGGTCGCCGCCGTCGGCGACGGACTGTTCAAGTAA
- a CDS encoding glycoside hydrolase family 88/105 protein, giving the protein MMDWGEHLSLAMAESVIARYKPSQMRWHYEHGLVIHSCLLVGKAYGRNDFFDWAYSMYDPMIAGDGRIATYRLGEYNLDQINAGRNLFALYEQTKENRFLLAAKLLKQQLTTQPRTLGGVFWHKEIYPWQIWLDGVYMQGPFNAQFCKVSGDTAGFDDIVDQIIKVYQTLRDEKTGLLYHAFDESRGQRWSDIETGLSPHFWGRAIGWYCMAILDVLDFLPSMHPKRGELAKILVSVLDALLAYQDESGMWYQVVDKAGQDGNYLETSCTGMFAYSLLKALRTGLISKEHYRKQALKALEGIKATYLRKDDKGQLHLGGICSVAGLGGNPYRDGTFHYYICEPVVEDDFKGVGPFILACLEAEQSR; this is encoded by the coding sequence ATGATGGACTGGGGTGAACACCTCTCACTGGCAATGGCCGAAAGTGTGATTGCACGGTACAAGCCTTCACAGATGCGCTGGCACTATGAACATGGCTTGGTAATACACAGCTGCCTGTTGGTGGGAAAAGCATACGGCAGGAACGACTTCTTTGATTGGGCATATTCCATGTATGATCCCATGATAGCCGGTGATGGGCGGATTGCGACGTACCGACTGGGTGAATACAATCTCGACCAGATCAACGCAGGCAGGAATTTGTTCGCCCTGTATGAACAAACCAAGGAGAATCGCTTTCTGCTTGCTGCCAAACTGCTTAAACAGCAGTTGACAACCCAGCCCAGGACGCTTGGCGGTGTTTTTTGGCACAAGGAGATTTATCCTTGGCAGATTTGGCTGGACGGTGTCTATATGCAGGGACCTTTCAATGCCCAGTTCTGCAAGGTCAGCGGCGACACTGCAGGCTTCGACGACATTGTCGACCAGATCATCAAGGTGTACCAGACACTGCGTGATGAAAAGACCGGATTGCTCTACCATGCCTTCGATGAATCGCGGGGCCAACGATGGTCGGACATTGAAACCGGGCTGTCCCCCCACTTCTGGGGAAGAGCAATCGGTTGGTACTGCATGGCCATCCTGGATGTTCTCGATTTCCTGCCCTCCATGCACCCCAAGCGGGGAGAACTGGCAAAGATTCTTGTGTCCGTGCTCGATGCGTTGCTTGCATATCAGGATGAGAGCGGGATGTGGTATCAGGTGGTGGACAAGGCTGGACAGGACGGCAACTATCTGGAAACTTCGTGTACCGGCATGTTCGCCTACAGCCTGCTCAAGGCTCTTCGAACCGGACTCATCTCCAAGGAGCACTACCGCAAACAAGCTTTGAAGGCTCTTGAGGGGATTAAGGCCACATACCTGAGAAAGGATGACAAAGGTCAACTGCACCTTGGCGGTATCTGCAGTGTTGCAGGCTTGGGGGGAAATCCCTATCGCGACGGTACGTTCCACTACTATATCTGTGAACCGGTGGTGGAGGATGATTTCAAGGGGGTGGGTCCGTTCATCCTTGCCTGCCTTGAGGCAGAACAGAGTCGCTGA
- a CDS encoding extracellular solute-binding protein, with the protein MKKQCIVCIALIALLSLVSLPLFSQGAAEAAKPAGPVTVELWYGAAITEAGPPPADWVGFQIIKDKLNIDLKLTALPSNESDQDVKVQAAAAANNLPDLFMVRRDVLTRLVPQGLIASVDDMYAKMPIRTKTHYDEVSRSHARFNGKTYGLADPGSIIKNEGLLVRKDWLDKLGLAVPTTTDELLEVMRAFTFKDPDGNGKNDTYGYGAFQEINNYEAWPGRRLEPIFGAFGVDGTWNMTTAGAGLNLLKPEFYDAMAYLKQMVDEGIIDPNWLAYKKDDFRAAWKQGRFGIMREQNAAFAAQSNYAPFDKNFPNGQWIVIDAPKGPKGKASIGPYTANFRIYAVSAKAEKEGKKDKIAELLEWMASDEGYYLLGWGVEGVNYTKDANGIPVAANLPDANLAFSAPGGQTVTQLRNMVFYNGDIELYARYPKYVTETSKKQMSALDVMREMQTKEWTAAIGSDTLPIPNADLKRFYEQGLSEFITGKRVLNKDNWNKWLDEFKKLGGQDWNDKGVAFAKENNLLN; encoded by the coding sequence ATGAAGAAACAGTGTATCGTATGCATCGCTCTTATCGCGTTGCTGTCTCTCGTCTCTCTCCCGCTTTTCAGTCAGGGTGCCGCCGAGGCTGCAAAGCCCGCAGGCCCGGTGACCGTCGAGCTGTGGTATGGCGCCGCCATCACCGAAGCCGGCCCGCCTCCGGCTGATTGGGTTGGCTTTCAGATTATCAAGGATAAGCTGAATATCGATCTCAAGCTGACTGCGCTTCCTTCAAACGAAAGCGATCAGGACGTCAAGGTGCAGGCTGCTGCCGCTGCCAACAACCTTCCCGACCTGTTCATGGTCCGCCGCGATGTGCTGACACGCTTGGTTCCCCAGGGCTTGATTGCATCGGTCGACGACATGTATGCAAAGATGCCGATCCGCACCAAGACCCACTACGATGAAGTAAGCCGAAGCCATGCCCGTTTCAACGGAAAGACCTACGGTTTGGCCGATCCGGGTTCCATCATCAAGAACGAAGGCCTGTTGGTCCGCAAGGATTGGCTTGACAAGCTCGGCCTGGCCGTTCCCACCACCACCGATGAACTGCTGGAAGTCATGCGCGCCTTCACCTTCAAGGATCCGGATGGAAACGGGAAGAACGACACCTACGGCTATGGTGCCTTCCAGGAGATCAACAACTATGAAGCTTGGCCCGGGCGCCGCCTTGAACCGATCTTTGGTGCTTTCGGTGTCGATGGTACGTGGAACATGACCACAGCCGGAGCCGGCCTGAACCTCCTCAAGCCCGAATTCTATGATGCCATGGCCTATCTGAAGCAGATGGTCGACGAAGGCATCATCGATCCCAACTGGCTTGCCTATAAGAAGGACGACTTCCGTGCTGCTTGGAAACAGGGTCGCTTCGGAATCATGCGCGAACAGAACGCTGCATTTGCCGCACAATCGAACTATGCTCCGTTTGACAAGAACTTCCCCAACGGCCAATGGATAGTCATTGATGCTCCAAAGGGACCGAAGGGCAAGGCCTCGATTGGCCCGTATACCGCCAACTTCCGCATCTATGCCGTCAGTGCAAAGGCCGAGAAGGAAGGCAAGAAGGACAAGATTGCAGAGCTCTTGGAGTGGATGGCTTCCGATGAAGGCTACTATCTGCTCGGCTGGGGTGTCGAAGGGGTGAACTACACCAAGGATGCCAACGGCATCCCTGTGGCAGCCAACCTTCCTGATGCAAACCTTGCTTTCAGCGCCCCCGGCGGCCAGACGGTCACTCAGTTGCGTAACATGGTGTTCTACAACGGCGACATCGAGCTCTATGCCCGCTATCCGAAGTACGTCACCGAGACCAGCAAGAAGCAGATGTCCGCCCTCGATGTCATGCGGGAAATGCAGACCAAGGAATGGACTGCAGCCATTGGCTCGGATACGCTTCCGATTCCCAACGCCGATCTCAAGCGTTTCTACGAGCAGGGTCTGAGCGAGTTCATCACCGGCAAGCGCGTGCTCAACAAGGACAACTGGAACAAGTGGCTCGACGAGTTCAAGAAGCTCGGCGGACAGGATTGGAATGACAAGGGTGTTGCCTTTGCCAAGGAAAACAACCTGCTCAACTAA